Proteins encoded by one window of Blautia argi:
- a CDS encoding aminopeptidase, whose protein sequence is MSDAWIMERFSLMKERISEICQEEVVKEPYRAYFKSTALFIGQVMELHEKLQQGWLETAELEDLEENNQKLYGDILPSHYACSYGNPAWAVQTLGAEFGALLSFLYTEVRGLIVFAYENRLFDMTVVMELFVQVYNLFEEEEISAKDVKEAVYWYVSDYSDEMVGRRVQEGVDPSLDFAVQILKKSDLSDVRYLYRFGEYVTENEIGMAKFLNTLSEEEIQAMARTFTEGYRTGFALTGKDITKKKTVNIRFQLGFERMVKAAIGQFEDMDLKPVIYRSAVHTVNKKQHHRIGYYGAIPNPQFEYDHKDDAALYLDHEFIQRKLRVLQVAYEQVKTLAAVHGGPACMETFGEIPFAPEKKKEACTLSSHQQKLQVTYDNEAGQIVNRYIKGEERSFTIIAYPVMEIGEQFEEIFKETVKINTLDNHLYREIQQNIIDALDKGETVHIQGKEGNATDLTVKLHHLENPEKQTNFENCVADVNIPVGEVFTSPVLKGTNGTLAVSRVFLNGLEYRDLKIEFTDGKISGYSCGNFDSEEENRNFIKENLLYHHDTLPLGEFAIGTNTTAYVMAQKYQIGHLLPILIAEKMGPHFAVGDTCYSWCEDTAVYNPDGKEIIARDNEVSILRKEDISKAYLGCHTDITIPYDELDNIRVQTPDGDWVSIIEGGRFVLPKTEALNEPFPA, encoded by the coding sequence ATGAGTGATGCATGGATAATGGAACGCTTTTCTCTTATGAAAGAAAGAATTTCAGAAATCTGTCAGGAGGAAGTAGTAAAAGAACCCTACAGGGCTTATTTTAAAAGTACAGCCCTGTTTATCGGACAAGTGATGGAGCTTCATGAAAAGCTGCAGCAGGGCTGGCTGGAAACTGCAGAGTTAGAGGATCTGGAAGAAAACAACCAGAAACTGTATGGAGATATTCTGCCTTCTCATTATGCCTGTTCTTACGGAAATCCGGCATGGGCAGTGCAGACCCTGGGAGCAGAGTTTGGAGCGCTTTTAAGTTTTTTGTATACAGAAGTCAGAGGTTTGATTGTTTTTGCATATGAGAACCGTCTTTTTGATATGACAGTGGTTATGGAGCTTTTTGTGCAGGTATATAACCTTTTTGAGGAGGAAGAAATTTCTGCAAAAGACGTCAAAGAAGCTGTGTACTGGTATGTGAGTGATTACAGTGATGAGATGGTAGGGCGAAGAGTGCAGGAGGGCGTGGATCCCTCTCTTGACTTTGCTGTACAGATTCTGAAAAAAAGTGATTTGTCTGATGTGCGTTATTTATATCGCTTTGGAGAATATGTCACAGAGAACGAAATCGGTATGGCAAAATTTTTGAATACACTTTCAGAAGAAGAAATCCAGGCAATGGCACGGACCTTTACAGAGGGCTACCGTACAGGATTTGCCCTGACAGGAAAGGATATTACAAAGAAAAAGACCGTGAATATCCGTTTCCAACTGGGCTTTGAGCGTATGGTAAAAGCTGCCATTGGACAGTTCGAGGACATGGATTTGAAACCTGTGATTTACAGAAGTGCAGTGCATACAGTAAACAAAAAGCAGCATCACAGAATCGGCTATTATGGGGCAATTCCAAATCCACAGTTTGAATATGACCACAAAGATGACGCTGCCCTGTATCTGGATCATGAGTTTATCCAGAGAAAACTCCGGGTGCTGCAGGTGGCTTATGAGCAGGTAAAGACTTTGGCAGCTGTTCATGGAGGCCCGGCGTGTATGGAAACCTTTGGGGAGATTCCTTTTGCGCCGGAAAAGAAAAAAGAGGCCTGCACACTTTCTTCTCATCAGCAGAAGCTGCAGGTTACCTATGACAATGAAGCCGGTCAGATTGTGAATCGATATATCAAAGGTGAAGAGCGCAGTTTTACCATTATTGCCTATCCGGTTATGGAAATTGGGGAACAGTTTGAAGAGATATTCAAGGAAACTGTGAAAATCAATACCCTGGACAACCACCTCTACCGTGAGATTCAGCAGAATATCATTGATGCGCTGGACAAGGGGGAAACGGTTCATATTCAGGGAAAGGAGGGAAATGCCACAGATTTGACAGTGAAGCTGCATCATCTGGAAAATCCGGAAAAGCAGACAAATTTTGAAAACTGTGTGGCAGATGTAAACATTCCGGTAGGTGAGGTATTTACTTCTCCTGTCTTAAAGGGAACCAATGGAACTCTGGCAGTTTCCAGAGTGTTCTTAAACGGACTGGAATATAGGGATTTAAAAATAGAGTTTACAGACGGAAAGATTTCCGGCTACAGCTGCGGTAATTTTGATTCCGAGGAAGAAAACAGGAATTTTATCAAAGAAAATCTCCTGTATCATCACGATACTCTTCCTCTTGGGGAATTTGCCATCGGAACCAACACCACGGCTTATGTCATGGCACAGAAATATCAGATAGGACATCTTCTGCCCATTCTCATTGCAGAAAAGATGGGACCTCACTTTGCCGTAGGGGACACCTGCTATAGCTGGTGCGAAGATACGGCAGTGTATAATCCGGACGGAAAAGAGATTATTGCAAGGGATAATGAGGTTTCCATTCTCAGAAAAGAAGATATAAGCAAAGCTTATCTCGGCTGCCACACAGATATTACTATACCTTATGATGAGCTGGATAACATAAGGGTGCAGACCCCAGACGGGGACTGGGTTTCCATTATTGAGGGCGGCAGATTCGTGCTTCCGAAAACAGAAGCATTAAATGAGCCGTTTCCTGCTTGA
- a CDS encoding HD domain-containing protein, with protein sequence MEERLKKQMEFLLEMDKLKFINRQTYLSDSVRKENDAEHSWHLALMAVLLAEHADEEVDLLKVITMVLIHDLVEIDAGDTYAYDEAGKQTQRAREEKAADRIFGMLPKDQGENFRALWEEFDAYETPEAKFAHVCDNVQPLMLNHATDGKSWRERGIKRSQVEKRNSRVGESSQTMKTYIEEILDKNVEKGNLKNE encoded by the coding sequence ATGGAAGAACGGTTGAAAAAACAAATGGAATTTTTACTGGAAATGGATAAACTGAAATTTATTAACCGCCAGACCTATTTATCGGACAGTGTGCGGAAGGAGAATGATGCAGAGCATTCCTGGCATCTGGCCTTAATGGCAGTGCTTTTAGCAGAACATGCAGATGAAGAGGTAGATTTATTAAAGGTTATTACCATGGTACTGATTCACGATCTGGTAGAAATTGACGCAGGAGATACCTATGCCTATGATGAGGCAGGGAAGCAGACACAGAGGGCAAGGGAAGAAAAAGCGGCAGACCGGATTTTCGGCATGCTTCCAAAAGACCAGGGGGAGAATTTCCGCGCACTCTGGGAAGAGTTTGACGCATACGAAACACCGGAAGCAAAATTTGCCCATGTGTGCGACAATGTACAGCCTTTGATGCTGAATCATGCCACAGATGGGAAATCCTGGAGAGAAAGAGGGATTAAGCGCTCTCAGGTGGAAAAACGAAATAGCCGTGTGGGAGAAAGTTCACAGACTATGAAAACCTATATTGAAGAAATTTTAGATAAAAATGTGGAGAAAGGAAATTTGAAAAATGAGTGA
- a CDS encoding DUF6142 family protein, which yields MAGKRYKYDFAKKKHSPKGVISSVFAGISLGFFCIAAVASLIFHGKGGMYLGALGLIAMGLSIYGFILGLKSFSEKNRDQLFCKIGSAGNGVLMVIWLGLFLAGLA from the coding sequence ATGGCAGGAAAACGATACAAATATGATTTTGCAAAGAAAAAGCATTCCCCAAAAGGAGTGATTTCCTCGGTGTTTGCAGGAATCTCTTTGGGATTTTTTTGCATTGCAGCAGTTGCCTCCCTTATTTTTCACGGGAAAGGCGGAATGTATCTGGGAGCTTTGGGGCTCATTGCTATGGGGCTTTCTATATACGGATTTATTCTGGGACTGAAAAGCTTTTCTGAGAAAAACAGGGATCAGCTTTTCTGCAAGATCGGCTCAGCGGGGAATGGTGTGCTGATGGTGATCTGGCTGGGGCTGTTTTTGGCAGGACTGGCATAA
- a CDS encoding VanZ family protein — MNKRIKKRIKTAGAVLFVIYILALIYFLFFAERFGQLDFAEREYHYNLVLFQEIKRFWTYRKQLGALAVAANLLGNVVGFIPFGLILPVVSRDARGFFFITFSGFTLSLCVETVQLVTKLGCFDVDDLVMNTLGAALGYLLFAVSHLIYRNWKRRAK, encoded by the coding sequence TTGAATAAAAGGATAAAGAAGAGAATTAAAACCGCAGGTGCGGTTTTGTTTGTCATATATATTCTTGCACTGATTTACTTTCTCTTTTTTGCAGAGCGATTTGGACAACTGGATTTTGCAGAAAGAGAGTATCACTATAATCTTGTGCTGTTTCAGGAAATTAAGAGATTCTGGACCTATCGAAAACAACTGGGAGCTTTGGCTGTAGCAGCAAATCTTCTGGGAAATGTGGTGGGATTTATTCCCTTTGGTTTGATTCTTCCTGTTGTCAGCCGTGATGCAAGAGGTTTTTTCTTTATTACTTTCTCTGGATTTACCCTGAGCCTTTGTGTGGAAACCGTTCAGCTTGTCACAAAGCTGGGGTGCTTTGATGTAGATGATTTAGTGATGAATACTCTGGGGGCTGCATTGGGATATCTCCTGTTTGCAGTCAGCCATTTGATATATAGAAATTGGAAAAGGAGAGCAAAATAA
- the pyrE gene encoding orotate phosphoribosyltransferase: MEAYKAEFIDFMVESNVLKFGEFTLKSGRKSPFFMNAGAYVTGSQLKKLGEYYAKAIHDKYGDDFDVLFGPAYKGIPISVVTAIAYSELYGKEVRYCSDRKEEKDHGADKGSFLGSKLQDGDRVVMIEDVTTSGKSMEETVPKVRGAANVEIVGLMVSLNRMEVGKGGVKSALEEVKDTYGFETNAIVTMEEVVEHLHNKECNGKIVINDEIKEAIDAYYEQYGVK; the protein is encoded by the coding sequence ATGGAAGCATATAAAGCAGAGTTTATTGACTTTATGGTAGAGAGTAATGTTTTAAAATTTGGAGAATTTACCTTAAAAAGCGGAAGAAAATCCCCCTTTTTCATGAATGCAGGGGCTTATGTCACAGGTTCTCAGTTGAAGAAGCTGGGAGAATATTATGCAAAGGCCATTCATGATAAATATGGTGATGATTTTGACGTACTGTTTGGTCCGGCTTATAAGGGAATCCCTATCAGCGTGGTAACAGCCATTGCCTACAGTGAATTGTACGGGAAAGAAGTGCGTTACTGTTCCGACCGTAAGGAGGAAAAAGACCATGGTGCAGACAAGGGAAGTTTCCTTGGAAGCAAGCTGCAGGATGGGGACAGAGTTGTGATGATTGAAGATGTTACAACTTCCGGAAAATCCATGGAAGAAACTGTACCAAAGGTAAGAGGTGCAGCCAATGTGGAAATCGTAGGTCTTATGGTTTCCTTAAACCGTATGGAAGTAGGAAAAGGCGGCGTAAAGAGCGCTCTGGAGGAAGTAAAGGACACTTATGGATTTGAAACCAATGCCATTGTTACCATGGAAGAGGTGGTAGAGCATTTGCACAACAAAGAGTGTAATGGCAAAATTGTCATTAATGACGAAATTAAAGAAGCCATTGATGCATATTATGAACAGTACGGTGTGAAATAA
- a CDS encoding AAA family ATPase, which yields MKRPLPIGIDNFREIIKNGYYYIDKTGFIKELLDMKGKVNLFIRPRRFGKTLNLSMLQSFFEMGFEDTKEIFANLNISKAGEVYARHMAQYPVISLSLKSMKQTSYELSLEQMKKAVAEEFRRHDRILQRSELTLAEKRRFERIRDVQGEEADYLDALRFLSACLKTCYGKKVILLIDEYDVPLENAYFAGFYGPMAGLIRSILESALKTNENLEFAVITGCLRISKESIFTGLNHLNIISVLDKQYSEHFGFTEKEVRNAMEYYGVQQRFSDMKQWYDGYLFGNTEVYNPWSVIKFLYDLAVDEHAFPKPYWANTSSNDIVRNLVMQADRETKAQIEALLAGETLSIPVHEEITYSDVYENEENLWNFLYFIGYLTKVEEYMQDHVIYLKVRIPNQEVKMIYKNTILSWFREEIGKKNFQDLYQALEEGKEDRVQEILSEQLLSVISFYDSAENFYHGFLAGILSQSPKYLVKSNREAGNGRSDLVMKTPSLRGRAFILEIKVAKSMEYLEEAAERAINQIYEKRYMEELKAEGYEKIDCYGVAFYRKDCEVRFGKGQ from the coding sequence ATGAAAAGACCGTTGCCGATTGGAATCGATAATTTCAGAGAAATTATAAAAAATGGTTATTACTATATAGATAAAACAGGATTTATCAAAGAACTTTTGGATATGAAGGGCAAGGTGAATTTGTTTATCAGACCCAGAAGATTTGGAAAAACCTTGAATCTCAGTATGTTGCAGAGTTTTTTTGAAATGGGATTTGAGGATACAAAAGAGATTTTTGCAAATCTGAATATTTCCAAAGCCGGAGAAGTGTATGCAAGGCATATGGCACAGTATCCGGTTATCAGTCTTTCCTTGAAATCTATGAAACAGACCAGCTATGAGCTTTCCCTTGAGCAGATGAAAAAAGCAGTTGCAGAGGAATTCAGGAGGCATGACCGGATATTGCAAAGGTCGGAACTTACATTGGCAGAAAAAAGAAGATTTGAGCGAATCAGAGATGTACAGGGAGAAGAAGCGGATTATCTGGACGCTTTGCGGTTTTTATCCGCATGCCTGAAAACCTGTTATGGCAAAAAAGTGATTCTGCTTATTGATGAGTATGATGTGCCTTTGGAAAATGCCTATTTTGCCGGGTTTTATGGGCCAATGGCAGGGCTTATCCGTTCTATTTTGGAGTCTGCTTTAAAAACAAATGAAAATCTGGAGTTTGCGGTTATTACAGGGTGTTTACGCATTTCAAAGGAGAGCATTTTTACAGGTTTAAATCATCTGAATATTATTTCCGTGTTAGATAAGCAATATAGTGAGCATTTTGGCTTTACAGAAAAGGAAGTCCGAAATGCCATGGAGTATTATGGCGTGCAGCAGAGATTTTCAGACATGAAGCAGTGGTATGACGGATATTTGTTTGGCAATACGGAGGTTTATAATCCCTGGAGCGTGATTAAATTTCTCTATGACCTGGCTGTTGACGAGCATGCTTTTCCGAAACCATATTGGGCGAATACCAGCTCGAATGATATTGTTCGGAATCTGGTGATGCAGGCAGACAGGGAAACAAAGGCGCAGATAGAGGCTTTGCTTGCAGGAGAAACCCTGAGCATTCCGGTACATGAAGAAATTACATATTCTGATGTCTATGAGAACGAAGAAAATCTGTGGAATTTCCTGTATTTTATCGGATATTTGACAAAAGTAGAAGAATATATGCAGGACCATGTGATTTATTTGAAGGTTCGCATTCCAAACCAGGAAGTAAAGATGATATATAAAAATACAATCTTAAGTTGGTTTCGGGAAGAAATAGGAAAAAAGAATTTTCAGGATTTGTATCAGGCATTGGAGGAAGGAAAAGAAGACAGAGTACAGGAGATTTTAAGTGAGCAGTTGTTGTCTGTAATTAGCTTTTATGACAGTGCAGAAAACTTTTATCATGGATTTCTTGCAGGCATTTTAAGTCAGAGTCCCAAATATCTGGTGAAGTCCAATCGAGAAGCCGGAAACGGGCGTTCTGACCTGGTGATGAAAACCCCTTCTTTGCGTGGAAGAGCCTTTATATTAGAAATCAAGGTGGCGAAAAGCATGGAATATTTAGAAGAGGCGGCAGAAAGAGCCATAAATCAGATTTATGAAAAGCGGTATATGGAAGAATTAAAAGCAGAGGGATATGAAAAGATAGACTGCTATGGCGTGGCTTTTTACAGAAAGGATTGTGAAGTCCGATTTGGCAAAGGACAATAG
- a CDS encoding DUF1700 domain-containing protein: MEGKSVDQVLSEMGTPKEVAERFNQEMKSPSKRKNFWSVIIVCVLGGIVLAGILGSMWFRFFKQQAVSIVGGADGPTSVFIAGKPGWNGYLISSIGFIFGCISAGLLCKYGKKAQKRSYVKCTVLSLVGLVCAFVPFLFPFLENLQWIFYLGVTEITLAPGLILNLITLCCSMVFMRKNEK, translated from the coding sequence ATGGAGGGAAAATCTGTAGACCAGGTGCTTTCAGAAATGGGGACTCCCAAAGAAGTGGCAGAGCGGTTTAATCAGGAAATGAAATCTCCTTCAAAACGTAAAAATTTCTGGAGTGTGATAATAGTTTGCGTCTTAGGAGGGATTGTACTGGCAGGAATACTGGGAAGTATGTGGTTTCGTTTTTTCAAACAGCAGGCTGTCAGTATCGTCGGGGGTGCAGATGGTCCGACCTCTGTTTTTATAGCAGGAAAACCAGGTTGGAATGGATACCTAATTTCTTCCATAGGGTTTATTTTTGGCTGTATCTCTGCCGGTCTTTTATGTAAATATGGAAAAAAGGCGCAGAAGCGTTCTTATGTGAAATGCACGGTACTTTCTCTCGTAGGATTAGTGTGTGCGTTCGTGCCGTTTCTCTTTCCGTTTTTGGAAAATTTACAGTGGATTTTTTATTTGGGGGTTACGGAGATTACTTTGGCGCCGGGATTGATTCTGAATCTGATTACGCTTTGCTGCTCTATGGTATTTATGAGGAAAAATGAGAAATAA
- a CDS encoding dihydroorotate dehydrogenase, whose protein sequence is MNMKVKIAGVELKNPVMTASGTFGSGAEYSEFVDLNRLGAVVTKGVANVPWAGNATPRIAEIHSGMMNAIGLQNPGVEVFCERDIPYLQQFDTKVIVNVCGHAPEEYLAVVERLAEEPIDMMEINISCPNVNANFLAFGQNPKHVEELTAQIKKIAKQPVIMKLTPNVTDIAEIARAAEAGGADAVSLINTLTGMKIDVKRRCFALANKTGGVSGPCVKPIAVRMVYQVAQAVQIPIIGMGGIQNAEDALEFIMAGATAVSVGTANFTNPYATVEIVEGLEQYMKENKVEDIRELIGIVK, encoded by the coding sequence ATGAATATGAAGGTGAAAATTGCCGGAGTGGAGTTGAAAAATCCGGTTATGACAGCCTCCGGAACCTTTGGATCCGGAGCAGAATACAGTGAATTTGTGGATTTGAACAGACTGGGCGCTGTGGTGACAAAGGGCGTTGCAAATGTGCCTTGGGCAGGAAACGCCACTCCCCGTATTGCGGAAATACACAGCGGTATGATGAATGCTATTGGTCTGCAGAATCCCGGTGTTGAGGTGTTTTGCGAAAGGGATATCCCTTATTTGCAGCAGTTTGATACAAAGGTGATTGTCAATGTGTGCGGACATGCACCTGAGGAATATCTGGCAGTGGTAGAACGTCTGGCGGAGGAACCCATTGACATGATGGAAATTAATATTTCCTGTCCTAACGTAAATGCCAATTTCCTGGCATTCGGCCAGAACCCGAAGCATGTAGAAGAACTGACTGCACAGATTAAGAAAATCGCAAAGCAGCCGGTGATTATGAAGCTGACCCCAAATGTAACCGATATTGCAGAGATTGCAAGGGCAGCGGAAGCAGGCGGCGCAGATGCGGTTTCCCTGATTAATACCCTGACAGGTATGAAAATTGATGTAAAAAGAAGATGCTTTGCGCTGGCAAATAAAACAGGCGGCGTATCCGGCCCCTGTGTGAAACCCATTGCTGTGCGTATGGTTTATCAGGTTGCTCAGGCAGTGCAGATTCCCATTATCGGTATGGGTGGTATCCAGAATGCAGAGGACGCTCTGGAATTCATTATGGCAGGCGCTACAGCCGTGTCTGTAGGAACTGCAAACTTCACCAATCCCTACGCAACGGTAGAGATTGTGGAAGGGCTGGAGCAGTATATGAAGGAAAATAAGGTGGAAGATATCAGGGAACTGATTGGAATTGTGAAATAA
- a CDS encoding dihydroorotate dehydrogenase electron transfer subunit, with protein MAKVKMTGRIISQEKIAAEIYSMWIEAAEIAEQTRPGQFISVYCKDNSRILPRPISVCEIDKEKGALRIVYRIAGKGTDEFSHMQAGDTVDIMGPLGNGFPMEEAKGKRIFLMGGGIGIPPMVQTAKEAEAEITVIAGYRNSEIFLKEELEKAGKLVVATEDGSVGTKGNVMDAIRENNLEADVIFACGPTPMLRAIKKYAEEKNILCYLSMEEKMACGIGACLACVCKSKEKDSHSHVHNKRVCKDGPVFLSTEVEL; from the coding sequence ATGGCAAAAGTAAAGATGACAGGCAGAATTATCAGCCAGGAAAAGATAGCCGCAGAGATTTACAGCATGTGGATTGAAGCAGCAGAAATTGCAGAGCAGACAAGACCGGGACAGTTTATTTCTGTGTATTGTAAGGACAATTCCAGAATTTTGCCAAGACCCATCAGCGTCTGTGAAATTGATAAAGAAAAAGGCGCACTTCGTATTGTATACAGAATCGCAGGAAAAGGAACCGATGAATTTTCCCATATGCAGGCAGGAGATACTGTAGATATTATGGGGCCTCTGGGAAATGGCTTCCCTATGGAAGAAGCAAAAGGAAAAAGAATATTTCTCATGGGCGGTGGGATTGGTATCCCGCCTATGGTGCAGACTGCAAAAGAAGCAGAAGCTGAGATTACAGTAATCGCAGGCTACAGAAACAGCGAAATTTTCCTGAAAGAAGAGTTGGAAAAAGCCGGAAAGCTGGTGGTTGCCACAGAGGACGGCAGTGTGGGAACAAAGGGAAATGTTATGGACGCAATCCGGGAAAACAACCTGGAGGCAGACGTGATTTTTGCCTGCGGTCCGACTCCCATGCTGAGAGCAATCAAAAAGTATGCAGAAGAAAAGAATATTCTTTGCTACCTTTCCATGGAAGAAAAAATGGCATGCGGCATTGGCGCATGTCTGGCCTGTGTGTGCAAGTCTAAGGAAAAGGACAGCCATTCTCATGTGCATAATAAGCGGGTATGTAAGGACGGCCCTGTATTTTTAAGTACGGAGGTGGAACTGTAA
- the pyrF gene encoding orotidine-5'-phosphate decarboxylase has translation MINKLTAKIQKTKAPIVVGLDPMLSYIPKHIQEKAFHEFGETLEGAAEAIWQFNKEIVDKTYDLIPAVKPQIAMYEQFGIPGLQAFKKTLDYCKEKDLVVIGDIKRGDIGSTSAAYATGHVGKVQVGANKIAAFDEDFVTLNPYMGADSINPFIDVCKEEKKGMFILVKTSNPSSGDFQDQLVDGRPLYELVGEKVAQWGSDFMGDSYSYVGAVVGATYPEMGKTLRKIMPKAYILVPGYGAQGGQGKDLVHFFNEDGLGAIVNSSRGIIAAYKQEKYARFGEENFAEASRAAVEDMVADINGALEAAK, from the coding sequence ATGATTAATAAACTGACCGCAAAAATTCAGAAGACAAAGGCACCCATTGTAGTGGGGCTTGACCCGATGTTAAGCTATATTCCAAAGCATATTCAGGAAAAAGCGTTTCATGAATTCGGAGAAACCCTGGAAGGGGCAGCAGAAGCTATCTGGCAGTTTAATAAGGAAATCGTAGATAAGACGTATGATTTGATTCCGGCTGTAAAACCGCAGATTGCCATGTACGAACAGTTTGGAATTCCAGGGCTTCAGGCATTTAAGAAAACTCTGGACTACTGCAAAGAAAAGGACTTGGTGGTTATTGGAGATATTAAGAGAGGGGATATTGGTTCCACTTCTGCTGCTTATGCTACAGGACATGTGGGCAAGGTGCAGGTAGGCGCAAATAAAATTGCGGCTTTTGATGAAGATTTTGTAACCTTAAATCCATATATGGGTGCGGACAGCATTAATCCGTTTATTGATGTCTGCAAAGAAGAGAAAAAGGGTATGTTTATTCTGGTAAAAACCTCTAATCCTTCCAGTGGAGATTTCCAGGATCAGTTGGTAGACGGAAGACCTCTGTATGAACTGGTAGGAGAAAAGGTAGCGCAGTGGGGGTCTGACTTTATGGGAGATTCCTACAGCTATGTGGGCGCTGTGGTAGGTGCAACTTATCCGGAAATGGGCAAGACTCTGCGTAAGATTATGCCGAAAGCCTACATCCTAGTGCCGGGATACGGCGCACAGGGCGGACAGGGCAAGGATTTGGTACACTTCTTTAATGAAGATGGACTGGGTGCGATTGTAAACTCCTCCAGAGGAATCATTGCTGCTTACAAACAGGAAAAATATGCGAGATTCGGAGAAGAAAACTTTGCAGAAGCATCAAGAGCCGCAGTGGAAGATATGGTGGCTGACATTAACGGCGCTTTGGAAGCAGCGAAATAA
- a CDS encoding dihydroorotase gives MKILIQKGRILNPSDQTDEVGDIYMEDGVIKEKGGTITPEETPDKVISAEGCYVMPGLIDLHVHLRDPGLTHKEDVLTGARAAARGGFTTILAMPNTKPVIDCADRVEYVHNKARELAPVHVLQIGAVTKQQKGEELADIEGMIQAGIPAISEDGKSVMNMKLYREAMEIAAKHDIPVFAHCEDQNMVNGGCVNEDEHSRELGLPGITNSVEDVIVARDIVLAKETGARLHLCHCSTKDSVRMIQLAKEENLPVTGEVCPHHFTLTSDDMVPGDTNYKMNPPLRTKEDKDALLKGLKEDIFDVISTDHAPHTREEKQKTMTEAPFGIVGLETAVALTVTELVDKGVITPMQMAEKMSYNPARIIGSDRGRLEVGSPADITIIDPEAEYVIDSMSFLSKGKNTPFDGRKVKGLVKATICDGKVVYQQD, from the coding sequence ATGAAAATACTCATTCAAAAAGGACGTATTTTAAACCCTTCTGACCAGACTGATGAGGTTGGAGATATTTATATGGAAGACGGTGTGATTAAGGAAAAGGGAGGCACCATTACCCCGGAGGAAACACCGGACAAAGTAATCTCAGCAGAAGGCTGTTATGTGATGCCGGGACTCATTGATCTGCATGTGCATTTAAGAGATCCGGGGCTGACACACAAGGAAGATGTTCTGACAGGCGCAAGAGCAGCAGCCAGAGGAGGATTTACCACAATTCTCGCCATGCCCAATACAAAACCGGTGATTGACTGTGCAGACAGAGTAGAGTATGTACACAATAAGGCCAGAGAACTGGCGCCTGTACATGTATTGCAGATTGGCGCTGTGACAAAGCAGCAGAAAGGTGAAGAACTGGCAGATATTGAAGGCATGATTCAGGCAGGAATTCCGGCTATCAGTGAGGACGGAAAATCAGTTATGAATATGAAGCTTTACAGAGAAGCCATGGAAATTGCAGCAAAGCATGATATTCCTGTGTTTGCTCACTGTGAAGACCAGAACATGGTAAACGGCGGCTGTGTCAATGAGGACGAACATTCCAGAGAACTGGGATTGCCGGGGATTACCAATTCTGTAGAAGACGTGATTGTGGCAAGAGATATTGTACTGGCAAAGGAAACCGGCGCAAGACTGCATTTGTGTCACTGCTCTACCAAGGACAGTGTGCGTATGATACAGCTTGCAAAGGAAGAAAACCTTCCGGTAACAGGCGAAGTCTGCCCTCATCATTTTACCCTCACTTCAGACGATATGGTTCCGGGGGATACCAATTACAAAATGAATCCGCCTCTTCGTACCAAAGAGGATAAGGATGCGCTTTTAAAAGGTCTGAAAGAGGATATTTTTGATGTTATCAGTACAGACCATGCACCCCATACCAGAGAAGAGAAGCAGAAAACCATGACAGAGGCGCCTTTTGGCATTGTGGGACTGGAAACAGCTGTGGCGCTGACCGTTACAGAACTGGTAGACAAGGGCGTGATTACCCCTATGCAGATGGCAGAAAAGATGAGCTATAATCCGGCACGGATTATCGGAAGCGACAGAGGACGCCTGGAAGTGGGAAGTCCGGCAGACATTACTATTATTGACCCGGAAGCTGAGTATGTGATTGACAGCATGAGTTTTCTTTCAAAAGGAAAAAATACTCCCTTTGACGGCAGAAAGGTAAAAGGTCTGGTAAAAGCTACCATTTGCGACGGAAAAGTTGTATACCAGCAGGATTAA
- a CDS encoding cold-shock protein, with translation MNKGTVKWFNAEKGYGFITGEDGQDVFVHFSAINGEGFKSLEEGQSVTYDLTEGARGMQAANVEKL, from the coding sequence ATGAACAAAGGAACTGTAAAATGGTTCAACGCTGAAAAAGGATACGGATTCATCACAGGCGAAGACGGACAGGACGTTTTCGTACATTTCTCAGCTATCAACGGAGAAGGATTTAAATCCTTAGAAGAAGGTCAGTCTGTAACTTATGATTTAACAGAAGGCGCTCGCGGAATGCAGGCTGCTAACGTAGAAAAATTATAA